From Candidatus Mycalebacterium zealandia:
CGAGAACAATGTCCTGCGTGGGCAGAATTACGGGCTTGCCGTGCGCAGGGGAAAGTATGTTGTTTGTGGACATTATAAGCGTGCGGCATTCGGCTTGCGCCTCTATGGACAGAGGCAGGTGGACGGCCATTTGGTCGCCGTCAAAGTCCGCGTTATAAGCGGGACAGACAAGCGGATGAACCCTGATAGACCTGTCTTCCACAAGCACCGGCTCAAACGCTTGAATACTTAATTTGTGAAGGGTCGGAGCGCGGTTAAGCATAACCATGTGCTCTTTAATCACGTCATCAAGGGCATCCCATACCACCGGAACACCGGTTTCAACAAATTTCTTTGCTATTTTGATTGTTGGCGCAATGGGGCTGCCGTCTTTGTTTTTGAGTTCCTGCAGTTTCTGATAAATGAACGGCTTGAAAAGCTCAAGCGCCATCTGTTTGGGAAGTCCGCACTGGTGAAGTTTGAGGTTCGGTCCCACCGTAATAACGGAACGCCCTGAATAATCCACCCTTTTTCCGAGAAGGTTCTGGCGGAATCTGCCGCTTTTGCCTTTTATGATGTCGGTCAAACTTTTCAACGGACGATGGTTGTGGCCTAGAACAGGTCTTCCCCTTCTGCCGTTTTCAAACAGTGCATCCACCGCTTCCTGCAACATTCTTTTCTCATTTCTGATGATGATGTCGGGAGCGTCCAGCTCAAGCAACCGTTTCAGGCGGTTATTTCTGTTGATGACCCGTCTGTAGAGAACATTGAGGTCTGAAGTGGCGAAACGCCCTCCGTGTGGAACAAGCGGACGCAAATCCGGCGGTAGAACGGGAATTGTTTTAAGAACCATCCACTCAGGGCGGTTTTTTGACTTGCGGAAAGTTTCGCAAATTTTGCGCCTTTTCGCGATCTTTGCCTTTTTGAGCGAAGAACTTGATTCCTGCATCTCCGTTTTCAACTCCTCGGAAAGTGATTTCAAATCAATGCTTTTGAGCATATCGTAAATGGCTTCGGCGCCCATTCCGTATGTGTAGTCAACCTCAAAACTTTCATCCGCTTCGGTAAGAGTTTTAATTTCCTTTTCGGTAAAGGTCACTTTTCTTATAATTTTGGCGAAGGCGGTCTGAGATTTTTTCAACCCTTCTCTCGCTTTTACGAGTTTTTCATGCGCGTCTTTGAGATGCGGAGGAACTTCCTCTGCATCGGCTTCCACTTTCTTTATGTTTTTCCCGGCTTCCTTATAAAGTTTGCGTAGCGCGGCGTGCTCTTTTCCGGCATCACCTTTCGTAAGGTTGTCGCAGGAAGCGCCGAGGGCTTCTTTGTCCGCTTTTCCGGTTTCAGAAAGCTGTTTGAAAGCGTCCCGAATTTTTTTATCGCTTGAGGGAAGTTCTTCAAGTCCGAGGGTTTGGTAGTGTTTCGCGAACTTTTGCTCAAATTCCTTTTTAATGGACTGAAAACTGTCCCGCGCCTCTTTGAGTTTTCCTCCGGACTCAAGTTCGCCCGACTCGGACACTTTTGCGTCATATGCGGACTGCTCTTTCTTAAGATCCTTTTTCGCGTCCAGAAAAGAGTCTATTAAATGCCGGGCTTCCCGCTCGGAAATGCCTGTTTTTCCCGACATAACACTTTGCAGGGAAAATTTAGTGACCAGTTCCGCGGGCAGAAGGTGTTTATACCAATAGTCTTTGACCAGAGACATGTCTTCTTCGCTAATCAAAAACGCAACGGCGTGGTTTACGTCCTCTTCGGTTTCAATATTAAGGAAAGTGTCTTCTTCCGGACAATTCCTGAGAGAGGCAATCACATATTCCGCCCGCCGCAGTTGCGACAACTCTTCATTCGTGAGTGTCTGCCCCATTTTGAGGGGATGAGCGCCTGGATTGATGACCACATGGGATTCATAGTAAAGAACCCTGTCAATGTCCCTGATGCTCATGTCAAGAATCATTCCTATACGGCTCGGGGTGCTACGCAAAAACCAGATGTGAACAACGGGCGAGGCAAGGTCTATGTGAGCCATTCTTTCCCGTCTCAATTTTGAGGTCGTAACTTCAACGCCGCATTTTTCGCAGACAATCCCTCTGTGTTTTAGCCGTTTGTATTTGCCGCAGGCACATTCGTAATCTTTTACGGGTCCGAAAATTTTGGGGCAGAACAAACCGTTCTTTTCCGGTTTGAACGTTCTGTAATTTATGGTTTCGGGCTTCTTAACCTCCCCGTGAGACCATTCCTTGATGGCTTCAGGAGACGCTATTGATATTTGAACCCCTGAATAGTTATCCGCTTTGGTCGATACTATGTCTTCAAATTCCATTTTTACCTCCCGGTTACTGTTTTGCCGCTCCAGACTGCAATTCTGCCATTTCCTCATCGCTCTCGGAAACCAAATCTATTTGAAGTCCGAGCGATTGAAGTTCTTTCCTGAGAACATTGAAAGATTCCGGAATCCCGGGATCAAGCGCCATTTTGCCTTCAACGATTGACGCGAACATCTTTGTTCTTCCAATCACATCGTCGGACTTGACCGTCAAAAACTCTTGAAGTGTGTGTGCGGCGCCGTATGCCTCAAGAGCCCAGACCTCCATCTCACCGAGCCGTTGCCCACCGAAATGCGCCTTTCCGCCGAGCGGTTGCTGCGTGACAAGTGAGTAAGGCCCTATTGAACGCGCATGAATCTTCTCCTCAACAAGGTGGTGAAGTTTGAGCATATACATAATTCCGACTGTTACTTTCTGGTCAAACGGCTCTCCCGTGCGGCCATCAAACAGGGTTGTTTTTCCATCATCTGAAAGCCCTGCGAGGCTCATAAAACTTTTTATCTCCTCTTCGGTCGCTCCGTCAAAAACCGGAGATGCGACGGGAATACCGTCTTTGATGGCTTTGACAAAATTGTGCGTTTCGTCTTCGTTCATTTTGTCTATAAAAGAAGTGTCCTCGCCCCGGTTTCCATAAGATTCCTTGAGTTTGGCTTTAAGCGCCGCGGCTCCGTAGTGTTGCTCAATATATTCATTGAGCTGCTCTCCGATTTTCCTGCTTGCCCAGCCCAGATGCGTTTCCAGAACCTGCCCGACATTCATTCGGGACGGAACTCCCAGAGGGTTGAGCACCATATCAACCGGCGTGCCGTCCTCCATATAAGGCATATCTTCTTGAGGAAGAATCCGTGAAATCACACCCTTGTTGCCATGCCGTCCCGCCATTTTGTCTCCGACCTGAAGATTCATTTTTACAGCAACATAGACCTTGACGGTTTTGAGAACACCCGGCGCGAGGTCGTCTTTTTGTTCAAGTTTCTTTTTATTATCCTCATACTTCTCTTTGAGGTTGTCTATCTGTCTTAAAACTGCGTCTACCGCCACCTTGACTTGTTCGGAAAGAGCCTTCGGCTCAACTTTTATTTCCCTGATATCTTCAAGATCAAGAAGCGTGAGGTTGTCAGCGGTAAAAGAGTCTCCCTTGGAAATCATCTTTTCGCCTTTACTCTTAATGTCTGAAGACGCCTTCTTGCCTTTCAGCAAAGACGCCATGGTTTCAACCGCGCTCTGTTTCAAAATGCGCGATACGTATTCCATTTCGCCTTTGATTTTCTCAATGTCATCAATTTCAATATTTTTCGCCCTCGGGTCTTTTTCCGAAACCGCGCGCGAAGTCAGCACTTTGACATCTATAACTGTGCCGGGAATGGAGGAATGACTTCTAAGGGAGGTGTCTTTGACATCTCTTGCTTTGTCTCCGAAAATGGCGCGAAGAAGTTTTTCCTCTTGCGACAGACGCATCTCGCCTTTCGGAGAGATTTTGCCCACAAGGATATCTCCCATATTGACAGTTGAGCCAACCCGGACTATGCCGCTTTCATCAAGATTTTTGAGTGCGTCCTCTCCAATATTGGGAATGTCTTGGGTGATTTCCTCGCGCCCCAATTTGGTTTCTCTCGCCTGACATTCAAACTTTTCTATGTGAACGGAAGTGAAAACGTTGTCTTTTACAATTCTTTCACTAATAAGTATCGCATCTTCAAAATTGTATCCGCCCCATGGCATAAACGACACCATAATGTTCTGCCCCAGCGCCAGTTCACCATTTTTGGTTGAGGGACCGTCCGCAATAACCTGCCCTTTAACCACTTTCTGACCCTTGAAAACAATAGGAGTCTGGTTCCAGCAGGTTCCCTGATTGGATTTCCTGAACTTGATCATTTTGTATATTTCCACGCCGGAATCCAAAGAGTCGGCGGATTTTGCCATCTTGCTGTTTTTCACAACAATAATCTCGGAATCCGCGTGAATAACTTCACCATCCTCTTTTGCAATAACCGCAACTCCGGAGTCTTTTGCAACTGAAGACTCAAGCCCCGTTCCCACAAGCGGCGCGACCGCCTTAATTAAAGGAGCCGCCTGCCTCTGCATGTTTGAACCCATAAGAGCCCTGTTCGCGTCATCGTGTTCAAGAAACGGTATCAAAGAAGCGGAGATTGAGACAAGCTGGGACGGCGAAACGTCCATATGGGTAACCTTGTCTTTTTCTGCCATTTTAATGTCGCCCTCGGAGCGGCAGGAAACAAAATCTAGAACAAACCTTCCCTTGTTGTCCAGAGGAGCGTTTGCCTGCGCTATGATGATATTTTTCTCCTCTTCCTCAAGAGCGCTCATCTTTACGATGTCATCTGTTACTTTCCCATTTTTAACAACGCGGTAGGGAGTGCGAATAAATCCGTAATCGTCAATTTCAGCGTAAGTGCTGATGCTTGATATAAGACCGATGTTTGGTCCCTCGGGCGTTTCAACCGGACAAATCCGCCCGTAATGCGATGAGTGAATGTCCCTGACGGCAAATCCCGCTCTTTCGCGCGTAAGCCCCTTTGGACCCAGCGCACTGAGACGCCTTTTATGAGTGATTTCCGAAAGCGGGTTGGTCTGATCCATAAACTGCGACAATTGACCCGTTTTGAAAAAGTCCCTGACTATTGTGTCTACAACCTTCGGCACCACTATCTCTCTGGGCATTTTGTTTTCTATGCTCTGGTATCCAATCCTTTCTTTCACGGAGCGCGAGAACTTTTCAAGCCCGCTGTAGAAAGTGTCTTCTATCAATTCGCCCACGGTTTTAACCCCGCGGTTGCCGAGATGATCTATGTCATCCACCTGCCTGCGACCGCCTTTGAGTTCCAAAAGATATTGCAGGGTTTGGATGATGTCTTCGCGCGTAAGCCTGAGAATTTCCTCGTCAACGTTGTGTTTGAGTTTGTAGTTCAGTTTTTTCCTTCCAACCTGCGAAAGCCGGTATTTGGAGGGGTTGAAAAACATGTCGGAAAAGAAAACTCTTACCGCCTCCGCGCTTGGCGGATTGGTGGGGCGGAATTTTTTGTATATCTCAACAATCGCCCCGTCGCAGAAAACCTCAATCTCGGCGCCAATTTTGGTGAACTTGTTCCGAAGCCCTTCGATTTCGTTCATGGGAAGATTTTCAAAACACACCGTATTTTCATCTTTGGTTTCACCAAGAAAACCGGACAAATTGCCGGTCAGTTTTGAAAACTCTTCCTTTCCGGCTTTGCCCTGTTTAACTTTAAGGGCAAAAGTGTTATTGATTAAGTCTCCGTAAACCCTTTTTTCTTCAATCAAAGTGTCGGCAACCGAAAAAGGAACGGAAATATCGTCCATGTAGTAGAGTGAGATTTTTTCAATTGAATTATCTCTGGCGGCTTGCAGAGTTTCTTCGGTGATTTTTTCTCCAAATCTTGCGATGACTTCACCGTCTTTTGTGAATATGTCTTCGGCGCATATCTTGTCAAACAGTTCCGATTCACTCTCCAGAGAAACGGCGTCTATTTTCAAACTTTTCAATCTTTCAATATTTCTTTGAGTGAACTTCTTGCCTTTTTTGATAATAACTTCGTCGCCTTTCTTGATGTCCTCGGAACTTTTCTGATAAATGATTGTTTCCGGATTTATTTCTTTTGAAAGGCCGCCGTCTTTTCCAAACCGGACAGTTTCCATGCCGTAAAAATGGTTAAGAATCTCTTTCTCCGTATATCCCAGTGCTTTAAGAAAAAGCGTAACAAGAAACCTTTTTCTGCGGTCAATACGGACGTTAAGAAAGTTTTTTGAGTCAAAATCAAAATCAAGCCATCTGCCGTCCTGAGGAATGATTTTCGCGACAAATGACTCAGCTGAAAGCTGGTGCTGATCTCCGAGTTTCGGACCGTCAAAAAGCACGCCGGGGGAACGGTGTATCTGATTAACAATCACCCTTTCCGCGCCGCCTATAATGAAAGAGCCGCTCTCGGTCATTTTGGGGATTTCGCCCAGATAGACATCCTGTTCGGCAACATCCCGGATTTCGTTTCCGTCTTCCTCCCACACTATTAAGCGCAGAGTTACATAAAGCGACACCGTGTAGTCATAGTTCTTTAGCCGGCACTCCATCTCGTCAAATTTCGGCTGCCCATCATAAATCTCATGACCGTTTTTATCTTTGATGGGGTTTCCGTCTTCATCATCAACCCTTTGCCCGAGGCTGTAGTGCACAAAATCAAGAGAAGTTCTCTCCGAGTAGTTTTCTATCGGAAAAATGGCTTTAAAAACAGCATGGAGACCGTGGTCTTTTCTTTCCACCCGGTTTTCCAGATTTATATCTTCCTGTAAAAACCGCTTGTATGACTCGGTCTGAACATTCAAAAGATTAGGAATGTCCTGAATAGGGGGTATTTTAGAAAATGTCTTTCTCAGTTTTGTTTTATCAACCGATTGTGAATTCAATATATCAAAGCCCTCCAAAATCCACACCCGCCCATGGCGTCGTGCGTGCACAAATTAACTAGACTCTCAGTCAAAAAGACTTTCAAGGTAACCGTTAGGCGAGTTCCGCAGTCGCGCCAGATTCCTCAAACTTCTTCTTAAACTCTTCAGCTTCTTCTTTCTTCAGCCCCTCTTTGATAAGTTTGGGAGCACTTTCAACAAGATCTTTGGACTCTTTAAGTCCCAAGCCGGCAATTTCTCTGACGACTTTAATGACCTGAATCTTGTTGGATCCCACATCTTTAAGAGTGATACTGAATTCCGTTTTCTCAGCGGCTCCGGCGTCTTCCGCCGCCGCGTCCGCCGCAGGAGCCGCAGCCACTGCAACCTGAGGAGCCGCTTTAATGTCAAACTTCTCCTCAATCTCCTTGATAAGCTCAGAAATCTCCATCATGCTGGCTTTCTCAAGGTAGGTAAGCACCTCTGCTTTTGTTAAATCAGCCATCGCTGTTTTCCTCCTTTTTGTTTTTGTCTTCAGAAGATTGTTTTTCCGGCGTGTTTTCGGCCGGAGAACTTCCTTTTTCAGATTCAGATTCTTCTTTTTTTGCCTCGGATGTTTCCGTTCCTTCGGCTTTCACTTCAGCATTTCCTCCGGAAGCGCTTTCGCCACTGTCCGCTTGCGGAGCGGCCTCTTCTGTTCTTGCATCCGCCGCTTGAGTTTCTTCAGGTTTGATTTCTGCGGTTTCCTTCGCAGGTTCTTCAGCATCTTTTTTCTGTTTCAAGGATTCAAGGGCGTAGTAAACTCCGGAACGCATGCGGTCAAGAGCGCCGACGAAGTTCGAAAGCGGAGTCGCGAGAGTGGAAGCGAATATGGATATAAGCGTCTGCCTTGAGGGCAGTTTTGCAATCTCTTCAATCTCCTCAAAGCCGCAAACTTTGCCGTCAATAAGACCGCCTTTAACAACAATCTGCTCAAACTGCTTGCGCGCCTGAGTGAAAACTTTTGCGGTCGCCGGGAATTCTTCGCCACATATGGCAATTGCGGTCGGACCCGCAAAAAGGTCCTTGATTTTCTCAACCTCAGTGCCTTCGCATGCCTTGAGAAGAAATTTATTCTTCACAACACGCAGTTCCGCATCCGTATCTTTCACCTGTTCTCTGACAGACTGCATACTATTGACGTTAAGCCCTCTGTATTCAATCACAAAAACTGAAACCGGATTTTTAAAAACTTCCGACAGTTCTTCTATGATTTGTTTTTTCTCTTCCCTCTGCATTAAATTCTTCCCGCAAACGCTTTTATTTCTTCCTTGATACTGACGAGATCAACATTGATGGACGGCCCCATTGTGTTTGATATGCTCACCTTTTTGAAAAAATCACCCTTTGAAGAAGCAGGCTTCATCTTGTTGAGCGAGTAAAGCATAAAAACCAGATTCTCCTTTATCTTGGAGACCTCAAATGAACTTTTCCCGAGCGGAGCATGGACAACGCTGCCTTTGTCATTTTTGAACTCTATTCTTCCGCCTTTTGACTGTTTAACCACTGTGGCAATTTCATTTGTTACGGTGCCCATTTTGGGAGCCGGCATCAAACCTCTCGGACCAAGAAACTTTCCGAGCTTGCCAACTTCCGACATAACATCGGGGGTCGCGATTGCAACATCAAATTCAAGCCAGTTTTCCTTTTCAATTTTTTCCACAAGATCTTCAAAACCGGCATAGTCCGCGCCCGCCTCTTTCGCTTCGGCGGCTTTTGCGTCTTTGGCAAAAACAAGCACTCTGACATTCTTGCCCGTGCCATGAGGCAGAACAAGGGACCCTCTTATCTGCTGGTCCGCGTTTTTAGAGTCAATTCCGAGTTTGACCGCGATGTCCACGGAACCGTCAAACTTCGCCGCGCTTGTTTGAGGAATCAAATCAACCGCCTCTTCAACACTGTAAACGGACTGATTACCAATCTTTTCGCGTAACTCCGCGTATCTTTTACCTCTTTTTGCCATTGCCCCCTACTCCACGTCAATCCCGATGCTTCTCGCACTTCCGAGAATTATGTTTCTCGCCGCCTCAATGTCTTTCGTGTTCAAGTCCTGCATCTTTTTTTCCGCTATTTCATCAACCTGCTTCATCGTAACTGTGCCAACTTTCTCCCTTGGGACATTGGCAGAGCCTTTGTCCACATTCGCTGCTTTTTTGAGAAAATACGAAACCGGCGGCGCCTTAATCTCGAGGGAAAAAGATTTATCCTTGTAAACCGTTATAACAACCGGAAGCAAACCCTCTTTGCCGGCGGTTTGTTCATTAAAAGCCTTACAAAACTCCATTATGTTAATCCCCTTCTGACCAAGCGCAGGGCTTATCTGCGGGGAAGGAGATGCTTTGCCCGCAGGAACAAGTAATTTAAGATATCCGCCTATTTCTTTCATTTTACATTTGCTCTATTTGATTAAAGTCCAACTCTATCGGGGTTGACCTGCCGAAAATACTTACGGAAATAAGAACCTTGCCTTTTTCCGGATTGATTTCCCTAATCACTCCCGAGAGGTTGGCAAAGGGACCTTCCACGACTTGAACGGTCTCGCCCTGCTCAAAAGATATGTTGAGTTTCGGCTTGAGAGTACCCTCTTGAATCTGGCTTTTCAGTTTTACAATCTCTTCGTCTTCAATGGCTGAAACTAACGCAGGGTCTATTCTGCCACTTTTTATCTCCTCGCCAACAAAGCCGTTAACCCTCGGAATTTCTTTGATGAAATGCCAAGTCTGCTCTTTCATTTCCATGTTTACAAGCACGTAGCCCGGGAAAAACATCTTCTCTGAAGTTTTTTCCTTGCTGTCTTTTTTTGACTCAACAAGAGTTTCAATCGGAAGCAGGACCTCACCTATCGGCACACCATCTCCCAAAGCGCGCACTTTTTCCTCGATAAAAGACTTCACTTTCTTCTCATATCCAGTGCTCACCTGAACCACATACCACTTTCTTTTTGACGTTTCCATTTTTTTTCAGCTTCCATCCGCATCAAGACAGTATCAAACCGATCAGTGTTGAGAACAGGTAATCGGCAATCGCAAGAATGACCGTAAACAATACTGAAACGGCAAGCACAATAGCGGTTGCCCTGACAGTGCCGGGACGGTCCGGCCACGATATTTTCCAAAACTCAATCTCAACATCTTTCAGATATTGAACAGCCTTTTTCAAGTAATTCTGCAACTTTCTTACCTACAACCTGACAGACAGCGAAAAAACAGGGCAGGAGGGAATCGAACCCCCAACCTGCGGTTTTGGAGACCGCTGCTCTGCCAATTGAGCTACTGCCCTTCCAACCCCTCAGCTACTCAATAATTCCAGTAACGACGCCGGCGCCGACAGTTTTGCCTCCCTCCCTTATGGCGAAACGCAACTGCTCCTCCATCGCCACAGGCGCTATTAACTCAACTTCCACATTTACACTGTCACCCGGCATCACCATCTCAACACCATCGGGCAACTTCACCGAACCCGTTACATCCGTCGTCCGTAAATAAAACTGAGGCCTGTAACCCGGAAAAAACGGAGTGTGCCTTCCACCCTCCTCCTTCTTCAACACGTACACCTCGGCGGAAAACTTCTTGTGAGGCATAATGCTGCCCACTGCCGACAACACCTGCCCTCTCTCAACAGTCTCCTTGTCCACGCCGCGCAACAACACCCCAACGTTGTCACCCGCAACCGCATCGTCCAGTATCTTGCGGAACATCTCAAGACTCGTCGCAACCGTCTTAACCGTCTCCTTGAATCCCACAATCTCCACCTCGTCACCCGCGTTTATCTTGCCCCTCTCCACTCTGCCCGTAACAACCGTGCCTCTGCCCGATATAGTGAAAACATCCTCAACAGCCATAATGAACGGCTTGTCAACCTCTCTCACGGGCTCAGGTACATAACTGTCCACCGCACTCATCAACTCTTTAATCTGAGCCGCAGAGTCTCCGTCCCCCTCAAGGGCCTTGAGCGCGCTTACCTTCACTATCGGTATGTCGTCCCCGGGAAACTTGTACTCATTCAGCAAATCCCGTATCTCAAGCTCAACCAAATCCAAAAGCTCAGGGTCGTCCAGCATGTCAACCTTGTTCAACGCAACCACTATCGACGGAACCCCCACCTGACGCGCCAACAGGATGTGCTCCCGCGTCTGAGGCATAGGACCATCCGGCGCGCTTACAACCAGTATCGCACCGTCCATCTGCGCAGCCCCCGTTATCATGTTCTTCACATAGTCCGCGTGACCGGGACAGTCAACATGCGCGTAGTGCCGTGACTC
This genomic window contains:
- the rpoB gene encoding DNA-directed RNA polymerase subunit beta, producing the protein MLNSQSVDKTKLRKTFSKIPPIQDIPNLLNVQTESYKRFLQEDINLENRVERKDHGLHAVFKAIFPIENYSERTSLDFVHYSLGQRVDDEDGNPIKDKNGHEIYDGQPKFDEMECRLKNYDYTVSLYVTLRLIVWEEDGNEIRDVAEQDVYLGEIPKMTESGSFIIGGAERVIVNQIHRSPGVLFDGPKLGDQHQLSAESFVAKIIPQDGRWLDFDFDSKNFLNVRIDRRKRFLVTLFLKALGYTEKEILNHFYGMETVRFGKDGGLSKEINPETIIYQKSSEDIKKGDEVIIKKGKKFTQRNIERLKSLKIDAVSLESESELFDKICAEDIFTKDGEVIARFGEKITEETLQAARDNSIEKISLYYMDDISVPFSVADTLIEEKRVYGDLINNTFALKVKQGKAGKEEFSKLTGNLSGFLGETKDENTVCFENLPMNEIEGLRNKFTKIGAEIEVFCDGAIVEIYKKFRPTNPPSAEAVRVFFSDMFFNPSKYRLSQVGRKKLNYKLKHNVDEEILRLTREDIIQTLQYLLELKGGRRQVDDIDHLGNRGVKTVGELIEDTFYSGLEKFSRSVKERIGYQSIENKMPREIVVPKVVDTIVRDFFKTGQLSQFMDQTNPLSEITHKRRLSALGPKGLTRERAGFAVRDIHSSHYGRICPVETPEGPNIGLISSISTYAEIDDYGFIRTPYRVVKNGKVTDDIVKMSALEEEEKNIIIAQANAPLDNKGRFVLDFVSCRSEGDIKMAEKDKVTHMDVSPSQLVSISASLIPFLEHDDANRALMGSNMQRQAAPLIKAVAPLVGTGLESSVAKDSGVAVIAKEDGEVIHADSEIIVVKNSKMAKSADSLDSGVEIYKMIKFRKSNQGTCWNQTPIVFKGQKVVKGQVIADGPSTKNGELALGQNIMVSFMPWGGYNFEDAILISERIVKDNVFTSVHIEKFECQARETKLGREEITQDIPNIGEDALKNLDESGIVRVGSTVNMGDILVGKISPKGEMRLSQEEKLLRAIFGDKARDVKDTSLRSHSSIPGTVIDVKVLTSRAVSEKDPRAKNIEIDDIEKIKGEMEYVSRILKQSAVETMASLLKGKKASSDIKSKGEKMISKGDSFTADNLTLLDLEDIREIKVEPKALSEQVKVAVDAVLRQIDNLKEKYEDNKKKLEQKDDLAPGVLKTVKVYVAVKMNLQVGDKMAGRHGNKGVISRILPQEDMPYMEDGTPVDMVLNPLGVPSRMNVGQVLETHLGWASRKIGEQLNEYIEQHYGAAALKAKLKESYGNRGEDTSFIDKMNEDETHNFVKAIKDGIPVASPVFDGATEEEIKSFMSLAGLSDDGKTTLFDGRTGEPFDQKVTVGIMYMLKLHHLVEEKIHARSIGPYSLVTQQPLGGKAHFGGQRLGEMEVWALEAYGAAHTLQEFLTVKSDDVIGRTKMFASIVEGKMALDPGIPESFNVLRKELQSLGLQIDLVSESDEEMAELQSGAAKQ
- the rplL gene encoding 50S ribosomal protein L7/L12 yields the protein MADLTKAEVLTYLEKASMMEISELIKEIEEKFDIKAAPQVAVAAAPAADAAAEDAGAAEKTEFSITLKDVGSNKIQVIKVVREIAGLGLKESKDLVESAPKLIKEGLKKEEAEEFKKKFEESGATAELA
- the rplJ gene encoding 50S ribosomal protein L10 — encoded protein: MQREEKKQIIEELSEVFKNPVSVFVIEYRGLNVNSMQSVREQVKDTDAELRVVKNKFLLKACEGTEVEKIKDLFAGPTAIAICGEEFPATAKVFTQARKQFEQIVVKGGLIDGKVCGFEEIEEIAKLPSRQTLISIFASTLATPLSNFVGALDRMRSGVYYALESLKQKKDAEEPAKETAEIKPEETQAADARTEEAAPQADSGESASGGNAEVKAEGTETSEAKKEESESEKGSSPAENTPEKQSSEDKNKKEENSDG
- a CDS encoding 50S ribosomal protein L1, which translates into the protein MAKRGKRYAELREKIGNQSVYSVEEAVDLIPQTSAAKFDGSVDIAVKLGIDSKNADQQIRGSLVLPHGTGKNVRVLVFAKDAKAAEAKEAGADYAGFEDLVEKIEKENWLEFDVAIATPDVMSEVGKLGKFLGPRGLMPAPKMGTVTNEIATVVKQSKGGRIEFKNDKGSVVHAPLGKSSFEVSKIKENLVFMLYSLNKMKPASSKGDFFKKVSISNTMGPSINVDLVSIKEEIKAFAGRI
- the rplK gene encoding 50S ribosomal protein L11, with amino-acid sequence MKEIGGYLKLLVPAGKASPSPQISPALGQKGINIMEFCKAFNEQTAGKEGLLPVVITVYKDKSFSLEIKAPPVSYFLKKAANVDKGSANVPREKVGTVTMKQVDEIAEKKMQDLNTKDIEAARNIILGSARSIGIDVE
- the nusG gene encoding transcription termination/antitermination factor NusG; protein product: METSKRKWYVVQVSTGYEKKVKSFIEEKVRALGDGVPIGEVLLPIETLVESKKDSKEKTSEKMFFPGYVLVNMEMKEQTWHFIKEIPRVNGFVGEEIKSGRIDPALVSAIEDEEIVKLKSQIQEGTLKPKLNISFEQGETVQVVEGPFANLSGVIREINPEKGKVLISVSIFGRSTPIELDFNQIEQM
- the secE gene encoding preprotein translocase subunit SecE, with the protein product MQNYLKKAVQYLKDVEIEFWKISWPDRPGTVRATAIVLAVSVLFTVILAIADYLFSTLIGLILS
- the tuf gene encoding elongation factor Tu, which codes for MSKEKFERGKPHLNIGTIGHVDHGKTTLTAAITKVLDKAEFVEFGDIDKSPEEKDRGITINISHVEYETESRHYAHVDCPGHADYVKNMITGAAQMDGAILVVSAPDGPMPQTREHILLARQVGVPSIVVALNKVDMLDDPELLDLVELEIRDLLNEYKFPGDDIPIVKVSALKALEGDGDSAAQIKELMSAVDSYVPEPVREVDKPFIMAVEDVFTISGRGTVVTGRVERGKINAGDEVEIVGFKETVKTVATSLEMFRKILDDAVAGDNVGVLLRGVDKETVERGQVLSAVGSIMPHKKFSAEVYVLKKEEGGRHTPFFPGYRPQFYLRTTDVTGSVKLPDGVEMVMPGDSVNVEVELIAPVAMEEQLRFAIREGGKTVGAGVVTGIIE